From Candidatus Atelocyanobacterium thalassa isolate ALOHA, a single genomic window includes:
- a CDS encoding cobalt-precorrin-6A reductase, which translates to MKTNGKLWLIGGTGDSAKIAKIITNNFFPCIATATTSQAIDLYKEAPKINLRIGRLSTKDIRNFCYQEKIKGIIDASHPFAENISQQAISIAQSSGIPYINYQRSSLPIDSQITYLDSLETLIEKEYLTNKRVLLTIGCKFLPMFKLWHEKSLLFTRILPRLSSLEIALAAGFKEKHIISLRPPINLELEKAIWEQWKIDIVVTKASGKQGGEDIKKKVSKILGTSLIIIQRPSINYPKSTEQISDIINFCSQCLNQ; encoded by the coding sequence ATGAAAACTAATGGAAAACTTTGGTTAATCGGAGGGACAGGAGATAGTGCTAAAATAGCAAAAATCATCACTAATAATTTTTTTCCTTGTATAGCTACAGCGACGACTTCACAAGCTATTGATTTATATAAAGAAGCCCCCAAAATCAACCTAAGAATAGGTAGACTTAGCACAAAAGATATCCGGAACTTTTGCTACCAAGAAAAAATTAAAGGAATTATTGATGCATCACATCCATTCGCTGAAAATATTTCGCAACAGGCAATAAGTATAGCTCAATCTTCTGGAATACCATATATAAATTATCAAAGATCTTCTCTTCCTATAGATTCTCAGATAACTTATTTAGATAGCTTAGAGACTTTAATCGAAAAAGAATATTTAACTAATAAAAGAGTTCTACTTACGATAGGTTGTAAATTTTTACCCATGTTTAAATTATGGCACGAAAAATCTCTCCTATTTACACGAATTCTACCCAGATTGAGCTCTCTTGAAATAGCTTTAGCTGCAGGGTTTAAAGAAAAACATATTATTAGTCTACGTCCTCCTATAAATTTAGAATTAGAAAAAGCCATATGGGAGCAATGGAAAATTGATATAGTGGTCACAAAAGCTTCAGGGAAACAAGGTGGAGAAGATATAAAGAAAAAAGTTTCTAAAATACTGGGAACATCTCTGATTATTATCCAACGTCCTAGTATAAATTATCCTAAATCTACAGAACAAATATCTGATATTATAAATTTTTGTTCTCAGTGCTTAAATCAATAA